TGATCGCCCTTGCCATCATCCGCCGGGGCTATCACGAGGCAGGACAACGCGTAATTTTGGACGACGGATCAGAGGCCGAAGTAGTCAACTTGCCATTTACAGCAAACTCCTTGACTTAACAAATGGAATTGTAAATATTAGCACCATGACAAAAGACGTACTGAGAATAAAAAATATGGCTTTTTACGGCTACCATGGCCTGTTTGAAGAAGAGGCCAAACTCGGTCAAAAATTTGAAGTTGACGTAGAAATCTATGGCGATTTCAGAGGATTTGCACGCAATAATACACCTCAGGCCGTAGATTATCCGCGCGTCTGTAAAATAGTCGAGCAAGTGGTGACAGG
This region of Gemmatimonadota bacterium genomic DNA includes:
- the folB gene encoding dihydroneopterin aldolase, which translates into the protein MTKDVLRIKNMAFYGYHGLFEEEAKLGQKFEVDVEIYGDFRGFARNNTPQAVDYPRVCKIVEQVVTGERFGLVEALADRIADVLQSELGLAKLLVRVRKPNPPVPVNFDGVEVEVRRET